A genome region from Osmerus mordax isolate fOsmMor3 chromosome 27, fOsmMor3.pri, whole genome shotgun sequence includes the following:
- the znf644b gene encoding zinc finger protein 644 has product MADLKPNAQEDKDVEPESDSSGPTQEPLHSPTFSLKNHAACLSEQLSSDARRNLLNGAQPNPFVYSSVPAVSHTGNSLPLGALVNGPGSHPTSEESCVLNKGSISPNNVLDTARQPEEDTGPQVLPPPIVLQSDARRNTAGCLLKTLPTQPGAAPPPSDTEKSAAELLPAPLPGRGPDQTRVSQISTNKRIDAGSMWEFDTESSESSSDDPDNEDEDANWDPQKELMRFLWNGHAVNRGLEAKSGSPRYGSQRRRKHNNHTPARQHKERLYYGNNANEDTHIDANEEDDHDLNSGVTAAYKGCEKDNHGERRDDVGGTKPKKPKTEPSEQEPPCFPFTKRSVHIKEQRHLHRHMIYHLDVHNQARQESVPRPFICRECGRSFRDHGSLAKHMIIHQERREKLIEEIKGLSQRPEEGRGAWLQCPRCEFGSNCPNAFVQHAKTHGEGGRGRLGCRECSHEALTEQGLKAHTHKVHFKKHGNTFSSEGDSKIATLCDDSGPALFHCTGCSFTSHNENILKMHLRLIHKEMSDEDYESSLSGKGSNCKESTCNKDEVADQSKNADLKPLQLKPKFCVKKTAFWKATDLALWTSSKADFHMRNPDTQESYKGLDSSQFKHSLGSSTNKLSQSLQRGDKRSKLSLQPLGKIDVTTGLPFVEEDNQEKDHIGVTERTKYPSNMDVLLTSKTVKSDQIFCHGYNSDSRHGDCDLAGRNVEEQAVFQKSLSKRKMSTPLRNAIDRRVDDALPRLHQRSKGNAAPEGADDEDTYDFSDYTGEATAHFLDSNENEKNPYARSYFIRRQRAAVEEDAAASAHAPFEGTDGEDDDDCSDIQQLVVKEECFESAVCDDFPPSPAAPLPPRSEPSETPPLLGTEQKSCPYCPATFESGVGLSNHVRGHLHRVGLSYDARHMVSPEQVASQDCKPRIRRKIPSVSRRVKRADKPESQGEHTCPLCWGWFDTKTGLSNHVRGHLKRIGTTIPSTSKSPLCILNELLRNEKEHQNVLQLLNRKQSRSRPFVSQKFIGSDGLFLTPTGIPVKIQHGVQPGAPRGGGLPKEETEELSDKGVESQARGGTESSSSTLVELLKRRRNQELEARDGVRKHFTVTKENEEGSQATGLEPNWARDGPESRKKMCIHCNTIFPSAVSLSNHLRAYARRKRVAMQEGTSYDCKQKKLRPRPGLKKKIFPLSNAVEQIYRLTCRFCDLVFQGPLSVQEDWIKHLQRHLMHIGVPHTGTGMVEILGLHQEMPPSSNEEPGPEQHTLPSNEEPGGEQHTLPLGLPLVS; this is encoded by the exons ATGGCTGATCTGAAGCCAAATGCACAAGAGGACAAAGATGTGGAACCAGAGTCTGACAGCTCAGGTCCCACTCAGGAACCATTACACAGCCCCACGTTCTCCCTTAAGAACCATGCTGCATGTCTGTCAGAGCAGCTGTCCTCGGACGCACGCCGAAACCTTTTAAATGGAGCCCAGCCGAATCCATTTGTATACAGCAGTGTCCCTGCTGTTTCCCACACAGGCAATTCGTTGCCTTTAGGAGCACTTGTTAATGGACCTGGTTCACACCCCACCTCAGAGGAGAGCTGTGTCCTGAACAAAGGCAGCATTTCACCCAACAATGTCCTGGATACGGCACGGCAACCGGAGGAGGACACAGGCCCTCAGGTGTTACCGCCACCCATCGTGCTTCAATCAGACGCTCGGAGAAACACAGCGGGGTGTCTCCTGAAAACACTGCCTACGCAGCCGGGTGCCGCCCCGCCACCGTCTGACACCGAGAAGAGCGCCGCTGAACTTCTCCCTGCACCTCTCCCGGGCCGCGGTCCAGACCAAACACGCGTTAGCCAAATCTCGACGAACAAAAGAATAGACGCAGGCTCGATGTGGGAGTTCGACACAGAGTCGTCGGAGAGCTCCTCTGATGACCCCGACAACGAGGACGAAGACGCAAACTGGGACCCTCAGAAAGAGCTCATGCGCTTCTTGTGGAACGGCCACGCCGTAAACAGAGGCCTCGAGGCGAAGTCCGGAAGTCCCCGTTACGGGAGCCAAAGACGGAGGAAGCACAACAACCACACGCCCGCACGCCAACACAAAGAAAGACTTTACTACGGCAACAACGCAAACGAAGACACGCATATCGACGCCAATGAGGAAGACGACCACGATTTGAACTCTGGGGTCACCGCGGCTTACAAAGGCTGCGAGAAGGACAATCACGGCGAACGGAGAGACGACGTCGGCGGCACGAAACCGAAAAAGCCGAAGACGGAGCCGTCCGAACAGGAGCCGCCCTGCTTTCCATTCACAAAGCGCAGTGTTCATATCAAGGAACAAAGGCATTTGCATAGACACATGATATATCATTTAGATGTGCATAATCAGGCGCGCCAAGAGAGCGTCCCGCGACCTTTCATATGCAGAGAGTGTGGGCGTTCGTTTCGCGATCACGGCTCCCTCGCGAAGCACATGATCATCCACCAGGAGCGCCGGGAGAAACTCATAGAGGAGATCAAGGGACTCAGCCAGCGtccggaggagggcaggggtgcCTGGCTGCAGTGCCCCCGGTGTGAGTTTGGTTCAAACTGCCCCAATGCCTTCGTCCAGCACGCCAAGACCCATGGCGAGGGAGGCAGGGGTCGCCTCGGCTGTAGAGAATGCAGCCACGAGGCTCTGACGGAACAAGGCCTCAAAGCGCACACGCACAAAGTGCACTTTAAAAAACACGGTAACACGTTCTCGAGCGAGGGCGACTCGAAGATAGCCACGCTTTGTGACGATTCGGGTCCTGCTCTCTTTCACTGTACAGGGTGTTCGTTCACATCCCACAATGAAAATATCCTCAAAATGCATTTGCGGTTGATACACAAGGAGATGTCTGATGAGGACTATGAGAGCTCACTTTCTGGCAAAGGGTCTAACTGCAAAGAATCAACGTGCAATAAAGATGAGGTAGCCGACCAGTCCAAAAATGCAGATTTAAAACCATTGCAGCTAAAGCCAAAGTTCTGTGTGAAAAAAACAGCTTTCTGGAAAGCAACAGACTTGGCCTTATGGACTAGTAGTAAAGCTGACTTTCACATGAGgaacccagacacacaggagtCGTACAAAGGTCTCGACTCCTCACAGTTCAAGCACAGTCTCGGCAGCTCAACAAACAAGCTGTCACAATCTTTGCAGAGGGGTGACAAGCGGAGCAAATTATCTCTGCAACCGCTCGGGAAAATTGACGTGACAACAGGTCTCCCTTTTGTCGAGGAAGACAATCAAGAGAAAGACCACATAGGCGTCACAGAAAGGACAAAATATCCCTCGAACATGGATGTGCTGCTCACATCCAAGACTGTTAAATCCGATCAGATATTCTGTCATGGCTACAACTCTGACAGTCGGCATGGAGACTGTGACTTGGCTGGCAGGAATGTTGAAGAACAAGCTGTTTTCCAAAAGTCCTTATCCAAAAGAAAAATGTCAACGCCGTTGCGCAACGCTATCGACAGGAGGGTTGATGATGCCTTACCGAGGCTCCACCAAAGGTCAAAGGGCAACGCCGCTCCTGAGGGCGCGGACGACGAAGACACGTACGACTTCAGCGACTACACCGGCGAGGCCACCGCGCACTTCCTGGACAGCAACGAGAACGAGAAGAACCCCTACGCCCGCAGCTACTTCATACGGAGACAGCGGGCCGCGGTGGAGGAGGACGCCGCCGCCTCGGCCCACGCCCCGTTCGAAGGGACCGACGGGGAGGACGACGACGACTGCAGCGACATACAGCAGCTCGTTGTCAAGGAGGAGTGTTTCGAGAGCGCCGTTTGCGACGACTTCCCGCCCTCGCCGgccgcacccctcccccctcggaGCGAGCCCTCAGAGACGCCACCCTTGTTGGGGACGGAGCAGAAGTCGTGCCCCTACTGCCCGGCCACGTTCGAGTCTGGAGTGGGCCTGTCCAATCACGTGAGAGGGCACCTCCATCGAGTGGGGCTGAGTTACGATGCTCGTCACATGGTTTCACCAGAGCAGGTGGCTTCACAGGACTGTAAACCCCGCATCCGCAGAAAGATTCCTTCCGTGTCGAGGAGAGTCAAAAGAG CTGACAAGCCAGAGTCCCAAGGTGAGCACACCTGCCCCTTGTGCTGGGGCTGGTTCGATACCAAAACCGGTCTCTCCAACCACGTGAGGGGACACCTGAAAAGAATCGGCACGACGATCCCCAGCACCAGCAAGTCCCCGCTGTGCATCCTCAACGAGCTGCTCCGGAACGAGAAAGAACACCAGAACGTTCTCCAGCTCCTGAACAGGAAGCAGTCCCGGTCTCGCCCCTTCGTCTCCCAGAAGTTCATCGGCAGCGACGGGCTGTTCCTGACGCCCACCGGCATCCCCGTGAAGATCCAGCACGGCGTCCAGCCCGGCGCTCCGCGGGGGGGCGGTTTACCTAAAGAGGAGACTGAGGAACTCTCCGACAAGGGGGTGGAGTCGCAGGCCCGCGGGGGGACTGAGTCCTCGTCCAGCACTCTGGTGGAGCTgctgaagagaaggaggaatcaGGAGCTGGAGGCTAGAGACGGAGTCAGGAAGCACTTCACCGTGACCAAAGAGAACGAGGAGGGATCACAAGCGACCGGTTTGGAACCAAACTGGGCCCGTG ATGGGCCTGAATCCAGGAAGAAGATGTGCATTCACTGCAATACAATCTTTCCTAGTGCTGTCAGCCTGTCCAATCACCTTAGAGCTTACGCACGGAGAAAGAGGGTGGCGATGCAAGAAGGCACAA GCTATGATTGTAAACAAAAGAAGTTGAGACCAAGACCCGGGCTTAAAAAGAAGATTTTTCCTCTTTCGAATGCTGTGGAGCAAATCTACAGACTGACCTGCAG ATTCTGTGACCTAGTGTTCCAGGGCCCTCTATCTGTCCAGGAGGACTGGATCAAGCACTTACAGAGGCACCTAATGCACATCGGCGTTCCTCACACCGGGACAGGTATGGTGGAGATTCTAGGTCTCCACCAGGAGATGCCACCGTCGTCCAATGAGGAGCCTGGACCGGAGCAGCACACGTTGCCGTCCAATGAGGAGCCTGGAGGGGAGCAGCACACATTGCCTCTGGGGCTTCCATTGGTCTCCTGA